Proteins found in one Thermodesulfobacteriota bacterium genomic segment:
- a CDS encoding pyridoxamine 5'-phosphate oxidase family protein, producing MTAGEADRGAVRRLLEHQRLGVLSTQGGGQPYASLVAFAPSRDGRFLLFATPRATLKFRNLAADPRAAILVDDRNEGRGTLGAAAAATATGQTEEVPEAERESFRRAYLARHPHLTAFLDDPACALLRLRVETWTLVRQFQEVSHLPGEL from the coding sequence GTGACGGCAGGCGAGGCAGACAGGGGGGCCGTCCGCCGGCTCCTGGAGCACCAGCGCCTCGGAGTCCTCTCCACCCAGGGCGGGGGCCAGCCCTACGCAAGCCTGGTGGCCTTCGCCCCGAGCCGAGACGGGCGGTTCCTCCTGTTCGCCACTCCCCGGGCCACCCTCAAGTTCCGCAACCTGGCCGCCGACCCGCGGGCTGCGATCCTCGTCGACGACCGAAACGAGGGACGCGGCACCCTGGGCGCCGCCGCGGCGGCCACCGCCACGGGCCAGACCGAAGAGGTGCCCGAAGCCGAACGGGAGTCCTTCCGGCGCGCCTACCTGGCCCGCCACCCCCACCTGACGGCCTTCCTGGACGACCCCGCCTGCGCCCTGCTGCGCCTGCGCGTGGAAACCTGGACCCTGGTGCGCCAGTTCCAGGAGGTTTCCCACCTCCCCGGAGAGCTCTGA